A stretch of DNA from Methanobrevibacter oralis:
TGGGGTAGGGATGTAAGCTTCGAGGTAATTGTTCCGAGTTGTTGAGTCCGCTGCTTCCAATTGTTCGCTTGCATTATTTTATAAGTCGTTAGTAGACTTGTTATTGAATGAAAGATTGTTTTTTTTTTCTTTTAATACTTTATTTCTAGTCTAGTAATGATTTGGTTAGGTGTTAACAGTAAGGGTGAAAATGCACTGGAAATTGTATTTATTTGCATTTATATCATTGGTTAATAGAGTAAGTATTGCGGTCATAGCATGGGGGTTATACCTGGTCTCGTTTCGATCCCAGTAGTGAAGTCCTTTTGTGTTTTGTTTGTGTACTATGGTTTTCTATGGGAATTTCATTTCGCTGCAAGCTTTCTCTATTACATACTTACTTTACTTATTTTTTTTATATTTATTTTTCATTTTATCATTGTTTTTAGGTGATTTTGATGAACATCAAAGTTTTTGATACTACTTTAAGAGATGGAGAACAAACTCCAGGTGTTTCTTTAATTACATCAGAGAAATTAAGAATTGCAACTAAACTTGATGAAATTGGTGTCGATTTTATTGAAGCGGGGTCTGCAATTACTTCTGAAGGTGAAAGGCAATCAATTAAAGAGATTACTAGACAAGGATTCAATGCAGAGATACTTAGTTTTTCAAGACCTTTAACAGTTGATATTGATTATTGTTTAGGATGTGATGTTGATGCAGTTAATCTTGTAGTTCCAACATCTGATTTGCATATTTTTGATAAATTAAACATGACAAAGGATAAACTAATTTCTTTATCTAATAATGCTATTGAATATTGTAAAGACCATGGTTTATCTGTTGAATTATCTGCTGAAGATGCATCTAGAAGTGATATTGAGTTTTTAAAACAGGTTTATTCAAATGCTATTGATTGTGGTGTTGATAGAATATGTGTTTGTGATACTGTTGGTATATTAACACCAGATTCTTCTTTTGAGTTATTTAATCAATTAAATGGTTTTCCTGTCCCACTTGTGGCTCATTGTCATAATGATTTTGGACTAGCTGTTGCAAATACTTTAGCTGCATTAAAAGGCGGTGCTAGTGAATTTCACTCTACTATTAATGGTATTGGTGAGAGAGCAGGGAATACTTCTTTTGAAGAATGTGTTGTTAGTATTAATAGATTATATCCTGAATTTTCTACCAATGTTAATATTCATGAGATTTATGATATTTCTAAATTAGTTGCTA
This window harbors:
- a CDS encoding (R)-citramalate synthase; this translates as MNIKVFDTTLRDGEQTPGVSLITSEKLRIATKLDEIGVDFIEAGSAITSEGERQSIKEITRQGFNAEILSFSRPLTVDIDYCLGCDVDAVNLVVPTSDLHIFDKLNMTKDKLISLSNNAIEYCKDHGLSVELSAEDASRSDIEFLKQVYSNAIDCGVDRICVCDTVGILTPDSSFELFNQLNGFPVPLVAHCHNDFGLAVANTLAALKGGASEFHSTINGIGERAGNTSFEECVVSINRLYPEFSTNVNIHEIYDISKLVARLTGVYIQPNKAIVGENAFAHESGIHSDGIIKNSATYEPMTPELVGRKRRFVIGKHVGTHGLDSRLKELGLNVNKNQLQEIFNNVKILADKGKTVSDVDLQAIADDVLENNHEDRIKFNEVTVVSGNKVMPTASVKLTVDGEEILNAGVGIGPVDAAINAVNSLEIFNDINFIEYHVDAITGGTDALIDVIIKLQKDDRVISARGTESDIINASVKAYIAGVNRLLRD